From a single Brassica napus cultivar Da-Ae chromosome C9, Da-Ae, whole genome shotgun sequence genomic region:
- the LOC106409576 gene encoding biotin--protein ligase 1, chloroplastic isoform X1, translating to MECDASCSMVYCGKSSVEDEIATRLKKDNVLKLSDDTQVSLLLQSEDEAETLLLKDYSSFDLSLFMDSLTARRFGRFLIWSPRLSTTHDVVSHNFSELPLGAVCVADVQFKGRGRSKNVWESPKGCLMYSFTLEMVDGQVVPLIQYVVGLAVTEAVKSVCDKKGLPYIDVKIKWPNDIYLNGLKVGGVLCTATYRSKKFDVSAGVGLNVDNEQPTTCLNAVLKDLSPTSDLFKREELLGAFFDKFEMLFDLLMRRGFKSLEELYYRTWLHSEQKVVVEDRIDDKVVQNVVTIQGLTSSGYLLAIGDDNQMYELRPVGNSFDFLKGLIRRKL from the exons aTGGAGTGTGATGCTTCTTGTAGCATGGTTTACTGTGGGAAGTCCTCTGTGGAAGATGAAATAGCAACGCGTTTGAAGAAAGACAACGTGCTTAAGCTCTCAGATGATACCCAAGTTTCACTTTTGTTACAATCTGAGGATGAGGCTGAGACTTTATTACTCAAAGATTACAGTTCATTTGATCTTTCACTCTTCATGGACTCCCTTACTGCTCGTCGGTTTGGTCGGTTTCTCATTTGGTCTCCGCGCTTATCTACCACTCATGATGTTGTTTCTCA CAACTTCTCTGAGCTTCCACTCGGTGCAGTTTGCGTCGCAGATGTCCAGTTCAAGGGCAGAG GCAGATCAAAGAATGTGTGGGAGTCTCCAAAGGGTTGCCTTATGTATTCTTTTACTCTAGAAATGGTAGATGGTCAAGTTGTGCCTTTGATTCAGTATGTAGTAGGTCTCGCTGTGACCGAGGCAGTGAAGTCTGTTTGTGACAAGAAG GGGTTGCCTTACATTGACGTTAAGATAAAGTGGCCAAATGATATATACTTGAATGGCCTTAAGGTTGGAGGCGTTTTGTGTACCGCAACGTACAGATCAAAGAAGTTCGATGTCAGTGCTG GTGTTGGACTGAATGTGGACAACGAGCAACCAACCACATGCTTGAATGCAGTACTAAAAGATCTGTCTCCCACATCAGATCTATTTAAAAGAGAAGAACTTCTTGGTGCCTTCTTTGATAAGTTTGAAATGTTATTTGATCTACTCATGCGCAGAG GATTTAAATCTCTCGAGGAGCTTTACTACAGGACATGGCTTCACAG CGAGCAAAAAGTGGTTGTTGAAGATAGAATTGATGACAAAGTTGTTCAAAATGTTGTGACTATTCAG GGTTTGACTTCTTCCGGGTATCTGCTGGCTATTGGAGATGACAATCAAATGTATGAGCTTCGCCCTGTTGGCAATAG TTTCGATTTTCTCAAAGGTCTGATCAGAAGAAAACTATGA
- the LOC106409576 gene encoding biotin--protein ligase 1, chloroplastic isoform X2: MVYCGKSSVEDEIATRLKKDNVLKLSDDTQVSLLLQSEDEAETLLLKDYSSFDLSLFMDSLTARRFGRFLIWSPRLSTTHDVVSHNFSELPLGAVCVADVQFKGRGRSKNVWESPKGCLMYSFTLEMVDGQVVPLIQYVVGLAVTEAVKSVCDKKGLPYIDVKIKWPNDIYLNGLKVGGVLCTATYRSKKFDVSAGVGLNVDNEQPTTCLNAVLKDLSPTSDLFKREELLGAFFDKFEMLFDLLMRRGFKSLEELYYRTWLHSEQKVVVEDRIDDKVVQNVVTIQGLTSSGYLLAIGDDNQMYELRPVGNSFDFLKGLIRRKL; the protein is encoded by the exons ATGGTTTACTGTGGGAAGTCCTCTGTGGAAGATGAAATAGCAACGCGTTTGAAGAAAGACAACGTGCTTAAGCTCTCAGATGATACCCAAGTTTCACTTTTGTTACAATCTGAGGATGAGGCTGAGACTTTATTACTCAAAGATTACAGTTCATTTGATCTTTCACTCTTCATGGACTCCCTTACTGCTCGTCGGTTTGGTCGGTTTCTCATTTGGTCTCCGCGCTTATCTACCACTCATGATGTTGTTTCTCA CAACTTCTCTGAGCTTCCACTCGGTGCAGTTTGCGTCGCAGATGTCCAGTTCAAGGGCAGAG GCAGATCAAAGAATGTGTGGGAGTCTCCAAAGGGTTGCCTTATGTATTCTTTTACTCTAGAAATGGTAGATGGTCAAGTTGTGCCTTTGATTCAGTATGTAGTAGGTCTCGCTGTGACCGAGGCAGTGAAGTCTGTTTGTGACAAGAAG GGGTTGCCTTACATTGACGTTAAGATAAAGTGGCCAAATGATATATACTTGAATGGCCTTAAGGTTGGAGGCGTTTTGTGTACCGCAACGTACAGATCAAAGAAGTTCGATGTCAGTGCTG GTGTTGGACTGAATGTGGACAACGAGCAACCAACCACATGCTTGAATGCAGTACTAAAAGATCTGTCTCCCACATCAGATCTATTTAAAAGAGAAGAACTTCTTGGTGCCTTCTTTGATAAGTTTGAAATGTTATTTGATCTACTCATGCGCAGAG GATTTAAATCTCTCGAGGAGCTTTACTACAGGACATGGCTTCACAG CGAGCAAAAAGTGGTTGTTGAAGATAGAATTGATGACAAAGTTGTTCAAAATGTTGTGACTATTCAG GGTTTGACTTCTTCCGGGTATCTGCTGGCTATTGGAGATGACAATCAAATGTATGAGCTTCGCCCTGTTGGCAATAG TTTCGATTTTCTCAAAGGTCTGATCAGAAGAAAACTATGA